The nucleotide sequence CCGTAGGCCTTTGAAACATTTGAAATTTCAATCATAAATTCTCCACCCCCCTTTACCTTGCATTGCGCATTTTCTTTACTCTTTCTTCAAGATAACCGCACTCAACCAAATATTGCCTGCGGGAAACCACCAAGGCCATAAGCTCCTTGTACATTTCAAAATTAACTTCCAAAGCTATAGGAAAAATATAGAGCTCGGTTTCATTGCAATAGCGTTCGATAAATTCGGAATCCGTTACGAAGCCTAAACTTATCATATTGCTTATTCTGTCGGCACATTTTAAAATTTTAGCCTTTTCCGATCCGTTTTTTATTATATTTTTTAGGTACTCGGTTTTTTCTTGACCTTTTTTCTTTGTAACTTCCAAAACAAGTTCATAAACCTGTCCCGATTCGGAATCAATACTTAAAATTTCGTTTACATTAAAATCTTCGATATCTTCTATAACATCATGGATTAAAGAAGCCTTTAAAAGAACACTGTCGATGTATCCATAGTCTATAAGAATAGCCATAGTATCTACCTGATGCCGGAACATATTGCCTCCTGCATGACGGGCCTTTCCGATTAAGGCGGTAGCAACCTGCATGTAAGGAGCAAGATAAATTCCTTTTAATACTCCTAAATCTCTTGTCAAAGCAAACTCCTTATAGCTATCATTTTGATAGCACGCTATCCTTTTGATAGCACTTACCATGATAACTATGGATTATACTAAAATAAAAAGTTTAGTGTCAAGAAGGGGAAAAATGCACATCTCCTTTCCTCATTCTCACTTCGTTTCATCCGGGTGGAGGCCGGGTTTTGCGTTGGCGAGAAGGAGTTTTAAACGGTTGAGCTGGTTTACTTCGCTGGCACCGGGGTCAAAGTCGATGGCCGAGATATTTGCCTCGGGGTAACGACGGCGCAATTCCTTTATCATACCTTTTCCGGTTACATGATTAGGCAGGCAGGCAAAGGGCTGCACGCAGGCAATATTTGAAACGCCCGAATGAATGAGCTCTATCATTTCGGCAGTTAAAAACCAGCCCTCTCCGGTAACATTTCCCAGCTGTAAAATTCCGTCAACCGAATCGGCTAATCTGTATATACTCTCAGGAGAAGTAAAACGCTTACTCTTGTTTAAGGCTTTTTTTATGGGCCTTCTGTATCTTTCCATTACCCAAATAGTCGCCTTAGAAATCAAACGCTTTTTTAGGGAATAATCAAGATAGGTATTGTGATAGATACCCGAAATCGAAGAATAAAGGAAAAAATCTAAAAGATCGGGAACAACGCATTCCGCCCCTTCCCTTTCAATGGTACTGAAAATATCGTTATTTGCGGCAGGATGGAATTTAACCAATATTTCTCCTACTACACCTACACGAGGTTTTCTAATATTTTTTAAGGGTAGATTATCGAACTCGCGTACAATACCGTTTATGATCTCCTTATATTTTCCGGCCGACATTTTTTTTATAGCATCCTTGATAAGGACGGCATATTTTTTATATATTTCGTTTGCAGAACCGGGAACTTTTTCGTATGGACGTGTACGATAAAGCACCCTCATTAAAAGGTCGCCGAGACACATAGCTTGAGCCACCCTGTGTAAAACGGGGAGCTTCAATTTAAAGCCGGGATTTTTTTCGATGGACTGGGCACTTATACCTATTACCGGAACAAAGCCCAAACCTGCATCTATGAGGGCTCGCCTTATAAAGCCTATGTAGTTTGTGGCCCGGCAGCCTCCCCCTGTCTGGGTAATAGCCAGAGCTGTGGTGCGTAAATCATAACGGCCGGATTTTAAAGCCGCTATCATCTGACCTGCAACTATGATTGCCGGATAGCAGGCATCATTATTTATATATTTTAAGCCGTATTCAACGGCAGTCTGATCTATATCGGTAAGGATCTCAAGGTTATAACCTGAATGAGAAATAGCGGCCCCTATAAGGTCAAAATGAATGGGAGACATTTGAGGCGCCAGAATGGTATACCGTTTTTCCATCTCTTTTGAAAAAACTATGCGTTCATAAGCTGCCGATTTTTTGCTTAAAATAAGCTTACTTCTTTTTCTTTCCTTGACAGCAGCTAAAAGACTTCTTACCCTTATCCTTACCGCACCCAGATTAGAGCCCTCATCTATTTTTATGAGTGTATACATTTTTCCCTTGGATTCTATTATCTCCTGCACTTGATCCGCTGTTACCGCATCCAAGCCGCATCCGAAACTGGTAAGCTGTATAAATTCCAAGTCATCTTGAGTTGAGGTAAAATTTCCCGCCCTGTATAAGCGGTTGTGATAGCTCCATTGATCCACAACACGCAAGGGGCGCTCTATTTTTCCCAAGTGAGCCACAGAATCCTCAGTCAAAACCGCAAGGCCTAGGCCGTTTAACATCTCAGGAATGCCGTGGTTAATTTCAGGGTCAATATGATAGGGGCGGCCTGCAAGCACAATACCTTTCAGATTTTTTTCCTTGATTAAGCGTAAGGCTTCTTCGCCCTTTTCTTCCGTTTCTCTTTTAAAATTATTTTCTTCAGTCCAAGCAGCATTAACGGCATTCCTTATCTCTTCCAAACTTATCGAAAACTTTGTACCCAATTCTTCATAAAGACGGTCCATTAAACGGTGTTTATCGTAATATGGTAAAAATGGATTTAGATAAATTATATTTGCGTCCTGCCTGAGAACATCAATATTGTTTTTTAAGACTTCGGGATAGCTTGTAACAATGGGACAGTTATAATGGTTTCCTGCTCCCTCATCTTCTTTTTTTTCATACGGAATACAGGGGTAGAAAATATTTTTTACTCCTAATTTTAATAGAGCTTCGATATGCCCGTGGGCAATCTTTGCAGGATAACAAACCGATTCGGAAGGAATGGACTCAAGCCCCATCTCATAAGTTCCCCGTGTAGAGCGAGGGGAAATTCTAACCGAAAAACCAAGCTCCGTAAAAAATGTAAACCAGAACGGATAGTTTTCGTACATGTTTAAAACCCTTGGAATTCCTATCTCGCCTCTGGGTGCATCATTTTTAGGAATGGGCTTATATTTAAAAAGCCTCTTATACTTCCAGTCAAAGAGGTTGGGTATATCTTTTTTGTTCACGGTTTCGTGATCCTTAGCGGAAACTTGAGATGAACATTCTTCAAGGCCACTGTTCTTATCAAGCTCGGCACCCCTTTCACACCTGTTTCCCGTGATAAAACGGCGTTTTACTCCGGATATGTCGAAGGTATTTACAGTCAAAAGACAGTTGTTGGGACATTTGGGGCAGCGTAATAAGTCAAGCTTTACCTTAAAATTTTCCAAGCCTTCCATATCGGCAATATTTGATCTTATTTTTCCTTCGAAAAGATTTTCTTCTTGAAGGTCATGCCATTGGTCTTTTGCAATTAAGGCGGCTCCATAAGCCCCCATAAGCCCAGCAACATCCGGGCGGACAGCTTGCCTTCCCGAAACAAGCTCAAAGGCACGCAAAACCGCATCATTATTAAATGTTCCGCCCTGCACTATTACCTTGCTTCCTACCTCGGAGGCATCGCGCAATTTAATAACCTTAAAGAGGGCATTCTTTATAACGGAATATGAAAGGCCCGAAGAAA is from Treponema denticola and encodes:
- a CDS encoding 2-hydroxyacyl-CoA dehydratase encodes the protein MNKESVLRFGIDVGSTTVKVVVLETDGTVLFSKYQRHRADIRTTIISVCELAVEAVEKKYGDDVELSLIVTGSGGLAVSHWLNIPFIQEVVASTAAVRKIIPQTDVIIELGGEDAKITYFEHANIEQRMNGTCAGGTGSFIDQMAALLETDALGLNELAKNAQTIYPIAARCGVFAKTDVQPLINEGAKREDIAASIFQAVVSQTISGLACGKPIRGKVAFLGGPLHFLDQLRHRFIETLKLKDDEIITPENSELFVAMGAALSAAGGSMPAVSSSPFKPQVQLDLKKAQFKTSLKKEENKAPLIFEEEPAAKPHFIKLSQFKKDIYKIASSEMTEVQRLPPLFKNEEELESFRIRHAKEMAPSADISTALGPVFLGLDAGSTTTKAVLIDGDGKILWRFYDVNAGNPVELAVRVLKDLYKILPPKAFIARSVSTGYGESLFQAALGVDAGEVETIAHYRAAEFFLPGVDFLLDIGGQDMKCLRMKNGAISSIQLNEACSSGCGSFLDNFARSLGMSISEFATKALLAEKPVDLGTRCTVFMNSRVKQAQKEGASVGDISSGLSYSVIKNALFKVIKLRDASEVGSKVIVQGGTFNNDAVLRAFELVSGRQAVRPDVAGLMGAYGAALIAKDQWHDLQEENLFEGKIRSNIADMEGLENFKVKLDLLRCPKCPNNCLLTVNTFDISGVKRRFITGNRCERGAELDKNSGLEECSSQVSAKDHETVNKKDIPNLFDWKYKRLFKYKPIPKNDAPRGEIGIPRVLNMYENYPFWFTFFTELGFSVRISPRSTRGTYEMGLESIPSESVCYPAKIAHGHIEALLKLGVKNIFYPCIPYEKKEDEGAGNHYNCPIVTSYPEVLKNNIDVLRQDANIIYLNPFLPYYDKHRLMDRLYEELGTKFSISLEEIRNAVNAAWTEENNFKRETEEKGEEALRLIKEKNLKGIVLAGRPYHIDPEINHGIPEMLNGLGLAVLTEDSVAHLGKIERPLRVVDQWSYHNRLYRAGNFTSTQDDLEFIQLTSFGCGLDAVTADQVQEIIESKGKMYTLIKIDEGSNLGAVRIRVRSLLAAVKERKRSKLILSKKSAAYERIVFSKEMEKRYTILAPQMSPIHFDLIGAAISHSGYNLEILTDIDQTAVEYGLKYINNDACYPAIIVAGQMIAALKSGRYDLRTTALAITQTGGGCRATNYIGFIRRALIDAGLGFVPVIGISAQSIEKNPGFKLKLPVLHRVAQAMCLGDLLMRVLYRTRPYEKVPGSANEIYKKYAVLIKDAIKKMSAGKYKEIINGIVREFDNLPLKNIRKPRVGVVGEILVKFHPAANNDIFSTIEREGAECVVPDLLDFFLYSSISGIYHNTYLDYSLKKRLISKATIWVMERYRRPIKKALNKSKRFTSPESIYRLADSVDGILQLGNVTGEGWFLTAEMIELIHSGVSNIACVQPFACLPNHVTGKGMIKELRRRYPEANISAIDFDPGASEVNQLNRLKLLLANAKPGLHPDETK